In one Streptomyces sp. T12 genomic region, the following are encoded:
- a CDS encoding peptide MFS transporter, whose protein sequence is MASSLTKDSARPGTPGSEKTFFGHPRGLATLFMTEMWERFSYYGMKALLTVYLLSGGPDAGKGSMGGGLAMDVATTTVIVSVYSAMVYLLAMPGGWLGDRVWGPRKTVTIAGVTIMSGHLVLALPGGQAPFFAGLALVAAGSGLLKANISTMVGHLYDGPDDPRRDGGFTIFYMGINAGAFFAPLAIGTVGQEVNWHLGFGMAAVGMAIGLVAFLLGTRHLSPRSSAVPKPLAAEERAVWLRKGLLWVIAATVFYGVVGVTGHFTLNWAMIPLTVIGLVVPAGVLLRIKRDKELSATEQSKMTGYIWFFVAAAVFWMIYDQGASTVQAFGEGKAAGSLLGFDFPSSWYQSLNPLFIMALAPVFAWVWLWLNRKGKEPSTIVKFAMALILIGVSFFFFLIPLGMAANGTAVSPMWLVGIYFIQTVGELCLSPVGLSVTTKMAPAKYASQMMGVWFLAVTAGDSITSLLSNPAIAGVDLGGTPAVLGEAALAALAGFAVYMYRRKVKSLMGDVH, encoded by the coding sequence ATGGCGTCCAGCCTGACGAAGGACTCGGCCCGCCCGGGCACCCCCGGCTCCGAGAAGACCTTCTTCGGCCACCCCCGCGGCCTGGCCACTCTCTTCATGACCGAGATGTGGGAGCGTTTCTCCTACTACGGCATGAAGGCCCTACTCACCGTGTACCTGCTCTCCGGCGGCCCCGACGCCGGCAAGGGGAGCATGGGCGGCGGCCTGGCCATGGACGTGGCCACGACCACCGTGATCGTCTCCGTCTACTCGGCGATGGTGTACCTGCTCGCCATGCCCGGCGGCTGGCTCGGTGACCGCGTCTGGGGCCCGCGCAAGACGGTGACCATCGCCGGCGTCACGATCATGTCCGGCCACCTTGTGCTGGCGCTGCCCGGCGGCCAGGCACCGTTCTTCGCCGGCCTGGCACTGGTCGCGGCCGGTTCCGGCCTGCTCAAGGCCAACATCTCGACGATGGTGGGCCACCTGTACGACGGTCCGGACGACCCGCGCCGCGACGGCGGCTTCACGATCTTCTACATGGGCATCAACGCGGGCGCGTTCTTCGCCCCGCTGGCCATCGGCACCGTCGGCCAGGAGGTCAACTGGCACCTCGGCTTCGGCATGGCCGCGGTCGGCATGGCGATCGGCCTCGTGGCGTTCCTGCTCGGCACCCGCCATCTGAGCCCGCGGAGCAGCGCCGTCCCCAAGCCTCTCGCGGCCGAGGAACGCGCGGTCTGGCTGCGCAAGGGCCTGCTCTGGGTGATCGCGGCGACCGTCTTCTACGGCGTCGTGGGCGTCACCGGCCACTTCACCCTGAACTGGGCGATGATCCCACTCACGGTCATCGGCCTGGTCGTCCCGGCCGGTGTGCTGCTGCGCATCAAGCGGGACAAGGAGCTCTCGGCCACCGAGCAGTCGAAGATGACCGGCTACATCTGGTTCTTCGTCGCGGCCGCCGTCTTCTGGATGATCTACGACCAGGGCGCGTCCACCGTCCAGGCATTCGGCGAGGGCAAGGCCGCGGGCTCGCTGCTCGGCTTCGACTTCCCGTCCTCCTGGTACCAGTCGCTGAACCCGCTGTTCATCATGGCGCTGGCCCCCGTCTTCGCCTGGGTCTGGCTGTGGCTGAACCGCAAGGGCAAGGAGCCGAGCACCATCGTGAAGTTCGCGATGGCCCTGATCCTGATCGGCGTGTCGTTCTTCTTCTTCCTCATCCCGCTGGGCATGGCGGCGAACGGCACCGCGGTCAGCCCGATGTGGCTGGTGGGTATCTACTTCATCCAGACCGTCGGCGAGCTGTGCCTGTCGCCGGTCGGCCTGTCGGTGACGACGAAGATGGCCCCGGCCAAGTACGCCAGCCAGATGATGGGCGTGTGGTTCCTCGCGGTCACCGCGGGCGACTCCATCACCAGCCTGCTGTCCAACCCGGCCATCGCCGGTGTCGACCTCGGCGGCACGCCCGCCGTCCTCGGGGAGGCGGCGCTCGCCGCCCTCGCGGGCTTCGCGGTCTACATGTACCGCCGGAAGGTCAAGTCGCTCATGGGCGACGTCCACTGA
- a CDS encoding DUF397 domain-containing protein yields the protein MRSIDLTGVTWRKSSYSNPDGGQCLEVADVHAPVVPVRDSKNPHGPALILRAAAWASFVTAVRRNELPN from the coding sequence GTGCGATCCATCGACCTGACCGGCGTGACGTGGCGCAAGAGCAGCTACAGCAACCCGGACGGTGGCCAGTGCCTCGAAGTCGCCGACGTCCACGCGCCCGTCGTCCCCGTCCGTGACTCCAAGAACCCCCACGGCCCCGCCCTGATCCTCCGGGCAGCCGCCTGGGCCTCGTTCGTCACGGCCGTACGACGCAACGAGCTGCCGAACTGA
- a CDS encoding helix-turn-helix transcriptional regulator: MPQRRTVTSRSHEPRWRYAEEVRRLREQSGLTLRQLAERLGWDWSTLGKLERGQSLGSPEMAQALDEHYGTPGLLLALWELAVGDPTQFKEQYRRYMLLEAGAVSLWHFAVSILPGLLQSDGYAREVLATGGIKGEELTQQVEARVGRRALLVGEDAPTFRTILSEAVLRTPLRDAGAWREQLEHLVEVAERPQVTLQVLPLGAGLHGLVSTDVMFLRLPDGRTVAYTETAYHGELIEENREVERLQRAYDSMRDLALSPAESLKFIGQMLEEAPCDPST; the protein is encoded by the coding sequence GTGCCGCAGCGACGGACAGTGACGAGCCGCAGCCATGAGCCGCGATGGAGGTACGCGGAGGAGGTACGGAGGCTACGTGAGCAGAGCGGGCTCACATTGCGGCAGCTCGCGGAGCGACTGGGCTGGGACTGGTCGACGCTGGGGAAGCTGGAGCGGGGCCAGTCGCTGGGGAGCCCCGAGATGGCGCAGGCGCTGGACGAGCACTACGGGACGCCGGGGTTGTTGCTGGCGTTGTGGGAGCTGGCGGTGGGGGACCCGACGCAGTTCAAGGAGCAGTACCGCAGGTACATGCTGCTGGAGGCCGGGGCGGTGAGCTTGTGGCACTTCGCCGTGAGCATCCTGCCGGGCCTGCTTCAGTCGGACGGGTATGCGCGGGAGGTGCTCGCGACGGGCGGCATCAAGGGCGAGGAGTTGACCCAGCAGGTGGAAGCGCGGGTCGGCCGCCGGGCGTTGCTGGTGGGTGAGGATGCGCCGACGTTCCGCACCATCCTGTCCGAGGCCGTGCTGCGCACGCCGTTGCGGGATGCCGGGGCCTGGCGGGAGCAGCTCGAACACCTGGTGGAGGTGGCCGAGCGTCCGCAAGTCACGCTTCAGGTGCTGCCTCTGGGGGCCGGCCTGCACGGCTTGGTCAGCACCGACGTGATGTTCCTACGGTTGCCCGACGGACGGACGGTGGCCTACACCGAGACCGCGTACCACGGCGAACTGATCGAGGAGAACAGGGAGGTTGAGCGGCTGCAACGTGCGTACGATTCGATGCGCGACCTGGCGCTGTCACCGGCCGAGTCGCTGAAGTTCATCGGGCAGATGCTGGAGGAAGCACCGTGCGATCCATCGACCTGA
- a CDS encoding LPXTG cell wall anchor domain-containing protein produces MSKQKRTAALATAAALAGSAVLMSAPAARAEVVDVNYACKTPIGDKSAVSPIDIKGVKSGSGYKVTMSWQKGVSSSPVELGKGAMNPSATIKLGGADSGTLAVTGPANQEAIPANTPIKINDLTGTYTPKKTGKVTFTAGILTIKALGTTTTCTPTNNPGPSLTLDVTAAAGAGGSTGQGGSGSGSELPQTGPEDSAIALGTLGGTVLLAGAAGALWLTRRSQTARR; encoded by the coding sequence GTGTCGAAGCAGAAGCGAACCGCCGCGCTCGCGACGGCCGCGGCCCTGGCCGGCTCGGCGGTGTTGATGTCCGCCCCCGCGGCCCGGGCCGAAGTCGTCGACGTCAACTACGCCTGCAAGACGCCGATCGGCGACAAGAGCGCCGTGTCGCCGATCGACATCAAGGGCGTCAAGAGCGGCAGCGGCTACAAGGTCACCATGTCGTGGCAGAAGGGCGTCTCGTCCAGCCCGGTCGAGCTGGGCAAGGGCGCGATGAACCCGAGCGCCACCATCAAGCTGGGCGGCGCCGACAGCGGCACCCTGGCGGTGACCGGCCCGGCCAACCAGGAGGCGATTCCCGCCAACACCCCCATCAAGATCAATGACTTGACGGGCACGTACACCCCGAAGAAGACCGGCAAGGTCACCTTCACGGCGGGCATCCTCACCATCAAGGCGCTCGGCACGACGACCACGTGCACCCCCACCAACAACCCCGGACCGTCGCTGACCCTCGACGTGACGGCGGCGGCCGGCGCGGGCGGCAGCACCGGTCAAGGAGGCTCCGGCTCCGGCTCCGAGCTCCCGCAGACCGGCCCCGAGGACTCGGCGATCGCCCTGGGCACCCTCGGCGGCACGGTCCTGCTCGCGGGCGCGGCGGGCGCGCTGTGGCTGACGCGCAGGAGCCAGACGGCACGCCGCTGA
- the serS gene encoding serine--tRNA ligase yields MLDVTLIRNHPDQVRDALRKRAVDPDIPGFLALDTAFREARTAVERLRGERRRISAEIAVRRRTDAPADEVQAQAKTLTDELAEAEAHLAELAVRHQEFLDALPNLPDDDVVAGGKENNEVVRAVGEAPAFDFPARGHVELAQDLGLVDYKRGAALAGNGYWIYRGEGAALEWALLSHFLDAHRRAGYEFVLPPHLLTYEAGYTAGQFPKFADEVFRVDEHFLLPTAETALVNLHRGETLDEGELPRRYVAYTPCYRRESGSHRRADRGTLRGHQFNKVELFQFARPQDSDAAHLELLARAEELVAGLGLHYRVTKLAAGDTSPAQAKTYDVEVWLPSLGAYAEVSSVSNARAYQARRGGIRYRPAGGGKATYLHTLNASGLATSRLLPAILEQHQRADGTVAVPEVLRRWGLPEVLRPRATSA; encoded by the coding sequence ATGCTCGACGTCACCCTCATCCGAAACCACCCCGACCAGGTCCGCGACGCCCTGCGCAAGCGCGCCGTCGACCCCGACATCCCCGGCTTCCTCGCCCTGGACACCGCCTTCCGCGAGGCCCGTACGGCCGTGGAGCGGCTGCGCGGCGAGCGTCGGCGGATCTCGGCCGAGATCGCCGTACGACGCCGCACGGACGCCCCCGCGGACGAGGTCCAGGCGCAGGCCAAGACCCTGACCGACGAACTCGCCGAGGCGGAGGCCCACCTCGCCGAACTGGCCGTCAGGCACCAGGAGTTCCTCGACGCCCTGCCCAATCTCCCGGACGACGACGTGGTGGCGGGCGGCAAGGAGAACAACGAGGTCGTACGGGCCGTGGGGGAGGCGCCCGCCTTCGACTTCCCGGCCAGGGGCCACGTGGAGCTCGCCCAGGACCTCGGCCTGGTCGACTACAAGCGGGGCGCGGCCCTCGCGGGCAACGGCTACTGGATCTACCGTGGCGAGGGCGCCGCCCTGGAGTGGGCGCTGCTCAGCCACTTCCTCGACGCGCACCGGCGCGCGGGATACGAGTTCGTGCTGCCGCCGCACCTGCTGACGTACGAGGCCGGGTACACGGCCGGGCAGTTCCCCAAGTTCGCCGACGAGGTCTTCCGCGTGGACGAGCACTTCCTGCTGCCCACCGCCGAGACCGCCCTGGTCAACCTCCATCGCGGCGAGACCCTCGACGAGGGTGAACTGCCGCGCCGGTACGTCGCCTACACGCCCTGTTACCGCAGGGAGAGCGGCAGCCACCGCAGGGCGGACCGCGGGACGCTGCGGGGCCACCAGTTCAACAAGGTCGAGCTGTTCCAGTTCGCCCGGCCGCAGGACTCGGACGCCGCGCACCTCGAACTCCTGGCGCGGGCGGAGGAGTTGGTCGCGGGGCTCGGCCTGCACTACCGGGTCACCAAGCTCGCCGCCGGGGACACCAGCCCCGCGCAGGCCAAGACCTACGACGTGGAGGTCTGGCTGCCCAGCCTGGGCGCGTACGCCGAGGTCAGCTCGGTGTCGAACGCCCGCGCCTACCAGGCCCGGCGCGGCGGCATCCGGTACCGCCCGGCCGGTGGCGGCAAGGCGACGTACCTCCACACCCTCAACGCCTCGGGCCTGGCCACCAGCCGGCTGCTGCCCGCGATCCTGGAGCAGCATCAGCGGGCGGACGGGACGGTCGCCGTGCCCGAGGTGCTGCGGCGCTGGGGGCTGCCCGAAGTGCTCCGCCCGCGGGCGACGTCGGCCTGA
- a CDS encoding ATP-binding protein: MSTTRPFSPGDRGPEPSGASGVSEGDVPATGGSDEGAPAAGTTDGDAVPSLRPEASEASARAAAGRQVRRLDFGDQSGVVPLARDFARQALYAWGWLPAATADQRAAAEDVLLVVSELVTNACLHAEGPDQLWIACDNKVIRIEVSDKGTGQPAPRTPHRAGRPGGHGMFIVQRLCLDWGVVRTPGVAGKTVWAELGAPA, from the coding sequence ATGAGCACCACCCGGCCTTTCTCGCCGGGCGACCGCGGCCCTGAGCCCAGCGGCGCTTCCGGGGTGTCCGAGGGGGACGTGCCGGCCACGGGGGGCTCCGACGAGGGCGCTCCGGCGGCGGGAACGACCGACGGGGACGCCGTGCCGTCCTTGAGGCCCGAGGCGTCCGAGGCGTCCGCCCGGGCGGCTGCGGGGCGTCAGGTCCGTCGGCTGGACTTCGGTGACCAGAGCGGGGTCGTCCCGCTCGCCCGTGACTTCGCCCGCCAGGCGCTGTACGCGTGGGGCTGGCTGCCCGCCGCCACCGCCGACCAGCGGGCCGCCGCCGAGGACGTACTGCTCGTCGTCTCCGAGCTGGTCACCAATGCCTGTCTGCACGCCGAGGGGCCGGACCAGCTGTGGATCGCCTGCGACAACAAGGTGATCCGGATCGAGGTCTCCGACAAGGGCACGGGCCAGCCGGCCCCCCGCACCCCGCACCGAGCGGGCCGCCCCGGCGGGCACGGCATGTTCATCGTGCAGCGGCTGTGCCTGGACTGGGGAGTCGTACGGACGCCGGGGGTCGCGGGCAAGACGGTGTGGGCGGAGCTGGGAGCACCGGCGTAA
- a CDS encoding STAS domain-containing protein, whose translation MDRGTVGSAQSGRLLVEVREEGSSAVVTPAGELDHHTADLLREPLEDCLGKGFSRLVVDCSRLEFCDSTGLNVLLGARLKAEAAGGGVHLAGMLPVVARVFEITGAEAVFTVHDSLDDALADQSDESDGSG comes from the coding sequence ATGGACCGCGGGACGGTCGGCAGCGCACAGTCTGGCCGACTTCTGGTCGAGGTGCGGGAAGAGGGCTCCAGTGCCGTCGTGACCCCGGCGGGTGAGTTGGATCACCACACCGCCGATTTGTTGCGTGAGCCACTCGAGGACTGCCTCGGCAAGGGTTTCAGTCGGCTCGTCGTCGACTGCTCGCGGCTCGAGTTCTGTGACTCCACGGGGCTGAACGTGCTGCTCGGGGCGCGGCTGAAGGCGGAGGCCGCCGGTGGCGGGGTGCATCTCGCGGGCATGCTGCCCGTCGTTGCGCGCGTGTTCGAGATCACAGGGGCCGAAGCGGTCTTCACGGTCCACGACTCACTCGACGACGCCCTGGCCGACCAGTCCGACGAGTCCGACGGGTCGGGTTGA
- a CDS encoding RNA polymerase sigma factor SigF produces the protein MEDIMSPRLDASHTQTATSAPRPEHLDPIERDSAVRHEPDFGQEFTQDDVLAGLPDIPPYDEVGPVDARALSKTLFERLESLEEGTHEYSYVRNTLVELNLALVKFAASRFRSRSEPMEDIIQVGTIGLIKAIDRFELSRGVEFPTFAMPTIVGEIKRFFRDTSWSVRVPRRLQELRLDLAKAGDELAQKLDRAPTVAELAERLDLTNDEVVEGMAASNAYTASSLDAQPEEDDAEGALADRIGYEDHGIEGIEYVESLKPLIAELPPRDRKILSLRFVAGMTQSEIGDELGISQMHVSRLLSRTLIRLRKGLTVEE, from the coding sequence ATGGAGGACATCATGTCACCCCGGCTCGACGCATCGCATACCCAGACGGCGACGTCGGCACCCCGACCGGAACATCTGGATCCCATCGAGCGCGACAGCGCCGTACGTCACGAACCGGACTTCGGCCAGGAGTTCACCCAGGACGACGTACTCGCCGGGCTTCCGGACATCCCCCCTTACGACGAGGTGGGGCCGGTGGACGCGCGGGCCCTGTCCAAGACCCTCTTCGAGCGGCTGGAGTCGCTGGAGGAAGGGACCCACGAATACTCGTACGTCCGCAACACGCTCGTCGAACTCAACCTCGCCCTGGTCAAGTTCGCCGCCTCCCGCTTCCGCTCGCGCAGTGAGCCGATGGAGGACATCATCCAGGTCGGCACCATCGGCCTGATCAAGGCGATCGACCGCTTCGAGCTCAGCCGCGGCGTGGAGTTCCCCACCTTCGCGATGCCGACCATCGTCGGCGAGATCAAGCGCTTCTTCCGCGACACCTCGTGGTCGGTGCGGGTACCGCGCCGGCTGCAGGAACTCCGGCTCGACCTGGCCAAGGCCGGCGACGAGCTGGCCCAGAAGCTCGACCGCGCCCCGACGGTGGCGGAACTTGCGGAGCGCCTCGACCTGACCAACGACGAGGTCGTCGAGGGCATGGCGGCGTCGAACGCGTACACCGCCTCCTCGCTGGACGCCCAGCCCGAGGAGGACGACGCCGAGGGCGCGCTCGCCGACCGGATCGGCTACGAGGACCACGGCATCGAAGGCATCGAGTACGTCGAGTCCTTGAAGCCGCTCATCGCCGAACTGCCGCCCAGAGACCGGAAGATCCTCTCCCTGCGGTTCGTCGCGGGGATGACCCAGTCGGAGATCGGCGACGAACTCGGCATCTCACAGATGCATGTGTCGCGACTGCTGTCGCGCACACTGATCCGGCTCCGCAAGGGGCTGACGGTCGAGGAGTGA
- a CDS encoding RICIN domain-containing protein, translating to MARADDGRDSGPGVHAGASDARLTELLRADTATAYQALQELRARHHAPVLAYARLCTPNHSMARQLAAQAFALAARQTARGVDPGLPWRHRLVLLTARSAGTWAMDERAAGLDAGLLLVLNTTGPSGPVPPMLTAFQSLPSRTQGLIWYGVVEREPVERTAALLGLTREDVAYGTAPALQQLARACLRTRLAASDAPDCPDFGRLIEESVRPDSPRDSADLHAHMAHCPHCTTAYEELSALRDTPRTALAEGLLPWGGTAYAAGGAGEREAVGLVAEGKWPQGAWPWDRRRSVLVSAALGVALLPLVALLVARGGSSSAQDPVGSVGTPLSVPPVAVTVTATATVSASPSPSPTAKSPSPTKSSTPSKTARPKPPPSPSPSPTRPPNGTYAQVVNLASGLCLDVAGAFFDGTDVVTAPCTGSRTQRWRVDSARGVLQSSADPDYCLDSRGATDRGVGIWTCDSVHGRNGQNLKFVVDGAGAIRPAIAIETAVTPGGGAGEGLSLEPLDGGTGQRWRAGAS from the coding sequence ATGGCTCGGGCCGACGACGGCAGGGACTCTGGCCCAGGGGTGCACGCGGGTGCGTCCGACGCGCGGCTCACCGAACTGCTGCGCGCCGACACCGCCACCGCGTATCAGGCGCTCCAGGAACTCCGGGCCCGCCATCACGCCCCCGTCCTCGCCTACGCCCGCCTGTGCACCCCGAACCACTCCATGGCACGGCAGTTGGCGGCCCAGGCGTTCGCGCTCGCGGCCCGTCAGACGGCACGCGGCGTCGACCCGGGCCTGCCCTGGCGGCACCGGCTTGTGCTGCTGACCGCCCGGTCGGCCGGGACGTGGGCCATGGACGAACGGGCCGCGGGCCTCGACGCGGGCCTGCTCCTCGTCCTGAACACGACGGGTCCGTCAGGCCCGGTCCCGCCCATGCTCACGGCGTTCCAGTCCCTGCCGTCCCGCACGCAGGGCCTGATCTGGTACGGGGTCGTGGAGCGGGAGCCGGTGGAGCGAACGGCCGCTCTCCTCGGCCTCACCCGCGAAGACGTCGCGTACGGCACCGCCCCGGCGCTCCAGCAGCTGGCCCGCGCCTGCCTGCGCACCCGTCTCGCCGCCTCCGACGCCCCCGACTGCCCCGACTTCGGCCGCCTCATCGAGGAGTCGGTCCGTCCGGACAGCCCTCGCGACAGCGCCGACCTGCACGCCCACATGGCGCACTGCCCGCACTGCACGACGGCTTACGAGGAGCTGTCGGCGCTCCGGGACACCCCGCGCACGGCGCTGGCCGAGGGGCTGCTGCCCTGGGGCGGGACGGCGTATGCGGCGGGTGGCGCGGGAGAGCGGGAGGCCGTCGGCCTCGTTGCGGAGGGGAAGTGGCCGCAGGGGGCCTGGCCGTGGGATCGCCGCCGGTCCGTGCTGGTGTCGGCGGCGCTCGGGGTGGCCCTGCTGCCGCTGGTGGCGCTCCTGGTGGCGCGGGGCGGTTCGTCGTCGGCGCAGGATCCGGTGGGCTCGGTCGGGACGCCGCTGAGTGTGCCTCCGGTGGCGGTGACGGTGACGGCCACCGCCACGGTTTCCGCGAGCCCGTCTCCCTCCCCTACCGCCAAGTCGCCGTCCCCCACGAAGAGTTCGACGCCCTCGAAAACGGCACGCCCGAAGCCGCCGCCCTCCCCCAGCCCCTCCCCGACGCGCCCGCCGAACGGCACATACGCCCAAGTCGTGAACCTCGCCTCGGGGTTGTGCCTGGACGTGGCCGGTGCCTTCTTCGACGGAACCGATGTCGTCACAGCCCCCTGCACCGGCTCCCGCACCCAACGCTGGCGGGTCGACTCCGCGCGCGGCGTGCTCCAGTCGTCCGCCGACCCCGACTACTGCCTGGACAGCCGGGGTGCGACGGACCGGGGCGTCGGGATCTGGACGTGCGACTCCGTCCACGGTCGCAACGGGCAGAACCTGAAGTTCGTGGTGGACGGCGCCGGAGCGATCCGGCCGGCCATCGCCATCGAGACGGCGGTGACGCCGGGCGGCGGCGCCGGGGAGGGGCTGTCGCTGGAGCCGCTGGACGGGGGGACGGGCCAGCGGTGGCGGGCGGGGGCCTCCTGA
- the hutI gene encoding imidazolonepropionase, translating to MTPGRPPERPASASAPEPDPTADQATKDAMSNATTVSPAHSASTASTLITNIAALVTNNPSLGDGSPLGLIQDAAVAIEGDRVVWTGDQSKAPATDNRVDAGGRAVIPGFVDSHSHLVFAGDRTQEFNARMSGRPYSAGGIRTTVAATRAASDEELEANLTRYLREALHQGTTTFETKSGYGLTVEDEARALRIAAAHTDEVTYLGAHIVSPDYAEDPASYVALVTGEMLDACAPYARWIDVFCEKGAFDGDQARAILTAGKAKGLHPRVHANQLTYGPGVQLAVELDAASADHCTHLTDADVDALASGNTVATLLPGAEFSTRAQWPNARRLLDAGVTVALSTDCNPGSSFTSSVPFCIALAVRDMGMTPDEAVWSATAGGAAALRRDDIGRLTPGARADLLLLDAPSHVHLAYRPGVPLVSEVWRRGVREA from the coding sequence ATGACCCCCGGCCGCCCACCCGAGCGGCCCGCCTCCGCATCCGCCCCCGAACCCGACCCCACCGCCGACCAGGCCACCAAGGACGCCATGAGCAACGCGACGACCGTCAGCCCCGCCCACTCCGCGAGCACCGCAAGCACGCTCATCACCAACATCGCCGCCCTGGTCACCAACAACCCCTCCCTAGGTGACGGATCCCCCCTCGGACTGATCCAGGACGCGGCCGTCGCCATCGAAGGCGACCGCGTCGTGTGGACCGGTGATCAAAGCAAAGCACCCGCCACTGACAATCGGGTCGACGCAGGCGGCCGGGCGGTCATCCCGGGCTTCGTCGACTCCCACTCCCACCTCGTCTTCGCGGGCGACCGGACGCAGGAGTTCAACGCCCGTATGTCGGGGCGGCCGTACAGCGCGGGCGGCATCCGTACGACCGTCGCCGCCACCCGAGCCGCCAGCGACGAGGAACTCGAAGCCAACCTCACCCGTTACCTCCGCGAGGCGCTGCACCAGGGCACCACCACCTTCGAGACCAAGTCCGGCTACGGCCTGACGGTCGAGGACGAGGCCCGGGCCCTGCGCATCGCCGCCGCCCACACCGACGAGGTCACCTACCTCGGCGCCCACATCGTCTCGCCGGACTACGCAGAGGACCCGGCGTCGTACGTCGCCCTCGTCACCGGTGAGATGCTCGACGCCTGCGCCCCGTACGCCCGTTGGATCGACGTCTTCTGCGAGAAGGGCGCCTTCGACGGCGACCAGGCCCGCGCGATCCTCACGGCGGGCAAGGCCAAGGGCCTGCACCCCCGCGTCCACGCCAACCAGCTCACCTACGGCCCCGGCGTCCAACTGGCCGTCGAACTCGACGCCGCCAGCGCCGACCACTGCACCCACCTCACCGACGCGGACGTGGACGCCCTCGCGAGCGGCAACACCGTCGCCACCCTCCTCCCCGGCGCCGAGTTCTCCACCCGCGCCCAGTGGCCGAACGCCCGGCGCCTCCTCGACGCGGGCGTCACCGTCGCCCTCTCCACCGACTGCAACCCGGGATCGTCCTTCACCTCCTCCGTGCCCTTCTGCATCGCGCTCGCGGTACGGGACATGGGGATGACCCCGGACGAGGCGGTCTGGTCGGCCACGGCGGGTGGCGCGGCGGCCCTCCGCCGCGACGACATCGGCCGCCTCACCCCCGGCGCCCGCGCCGACCTGCTCCTCCTCGACGCACCGAGCCATGTGCACCTGGCCTATCGGCCGGGGGTGCCGCTGGTCAGCGAGGTGTGGCGACGGGGCGTGCGCGAGGCCTGA